Within Candidatus Neomarinimicrobiota bacterium, the genomic segment GCTCAAGTATGAGAGGGAAGAGCGCGAGCAATTCAATGGTTGAAGTACTGAACAATGCTCAGCAATTAATACAATCCAACAAAATTAAGAAATCAATTGATCTGCTTGAGCCGTTTGAGGATGAGTATCCTTTTGCAGATGAAGATGAAAACTACCTGAATCGTTACGATAGTTTGCTTGCCTATTCCTATAGTCAGGGCAAGAGATTCCTTGAGTCTGAGAAAATAATTGAAAGAGGATTGAAGAATAGTCCTGACTCGGCTGATCTTCTCTTTACTCTTACTTTCGTGAAATTGTCGATGCGAGAATATGATTTGGCCCGTGAAGACGGACAAAGATACCTGGATATTGTCAAGAACGTCAAATGTGATGAGCAAATCTTTGTTGCTGCTGCTCATATTGGTCAATTGCTAAACATGCTCGGGGTGGCTAGTAGAGAATCAGGTAATCTGAAATCGGCTGAAGACTATTTTAAGCGTACAATTGAGATCGATAAGAGCAACCACCTCTCTTTTCTAAATCTGGCCCATTTTTATCTTAAATCTCGTCGCCGTGAAGAAGCTATGGAAATTATAGAGAGCGGGCTTGAATCATGCTCTCAGATACATGAACTTCGTATGCTTCTGGAAACAGTAATGAGCAGGCCGTCGGTTTCGGCATGTATGATAGTAAAAGATGAAGAAAAATATCTTGAAAAAACCTCTGTAAAAATAAGGGACTTCCTCGGGATATACGCGGATGCCATCGGTCAGATTTCGAAAAACGAAAAGATATCGGTTTATATATACGACTCATCCGACCGAACGCCGCTGCACCTCTATTCAGTTCTGAAGAGTGACATCGTTAAGTTCAAATCGGGGAAAATCAATTCAAAGCAATTTAATTCGAAAATCGAATACGTTTCTCTCAGAGATAAAGACGACATGAGATCCCAGATCGACATAATGACTTATGTTCTTGACACTGCCTTGAAATCTCAGTCGAGAAAATCCACTGAATTCAGATACTCGGGATCGGGTGTAAACGGTCTATATCTTGACGGTTTCGGAGCTTTGTTTTTGGTAAACAACAGTGGAAATTTCTTTGACAGAAATTTTGTCGTACTTGAGTATGATCTCATGAGATTGTCCGAGCAGCAATTCGAGATCGACAACCTGCTAAGATTCAAAGAAACCAAATCGTATAGCAGCCAAAAAGAGAGGATCGATTCCAGGAAAAAAGCACTGAAAAAACAAATGGATGATTATAAGAAATCTATCGAGAGTTACAAAAAATCGTTTTCCACTCTGCTCGGAAATTACGGACATACACTGCGACTTGTTAATCAAAACGAGTGGTTATGCGTTATGACGAATTGGGATGAATCAAATAGAGCACGGCGTACAGATGACATATTACGTTCACTTATAATGAGAGTGAAAAAAAGGGACGTCGAACAATTCGCATCGGGTAAGCTATCTCAGGAAGATTTTTTTAAAAAAATCAGTTTCACTGAATACTGATAAAGAGCGATTTCCCCTTCAACTATCCCCTGTAGGCTATTGGGAGTAGAAAAAAATCTTGACTTACGGATGGGATGCACATATATTTGTCTTGATTTTAAACAAATACAGCAGGGGTTACGTGAGATAAGTGTTTCCCCCGCATTTATTTCGATACGTGCTCCTGCCCCCTTTAAATTAAAAAGCCTTCCCTTTCGGGAAGGCTTTTTAAATATACCTGTTAAATCGCTAAAGGGATTTCAGGGCGCTGCCCTCATCGGCGAATGAATCGAACACCGAATCCAACCGCGCTATCTTAAGAAGGGATACCACTTTCGGCTGCGGATTGATCAGGAAGCATTTACCGTTCCGGTCACTGATTTGCCTTCTCCCGAACAACAGAGAACTCAGACCGCTGCTGTCGATAGATTTGACTGAAGAGAGATTGAACAGCAGGTTCTTTATTTCACCGTCCGCGAGAAGACTCCGTAGCTTTTCCTTCACCTCAGTCGCAATCGGCGTATCGAATTTATGTTCTTCAATCCTGAAAATAAGCGTATTTTCTATCTGATCGTAACTGCATTCCATATCAATTTTTTCCTTATTTCAAACCGAACAGGGTTAGCCCTTAATTTTCCTTACTTCTTCTACCATCCTGGGAATTACTTCGAAAAGGTCTCCGACTATCCCGTAAGTGGCGACTTTGAATATGGGCGCGTCCGGGTCCTTGTTGATGGCAACAATATTTTTTGAGGACAACATGCCGGCTAAGTGCTGAATGGCGCCGGAAATACCGCAGGCAATATAGAGATTCGGCGACACGGTCTTTCCCGTCTGTCCCACCTGCTCGGAGTGAGGTCTCCAGCCGGCGTCAACGACCGCGCGGCTCGCTCCGACAGCAGCGCCCAATTCGTCGGCGAGTTCTTCAGTCAGATGGAAATTTTCCGGACCTCCCATTCCCCTTCCGCCGGATACGATGATTGAAGCTTCCGTCAATTCGGGTCGTTCGCTCTTAACATGTTCCACTCTTTCTACCGGTTCCTTCCTGTCACCCGCTTCCAATTTGATCACTTCCGGGGGATTCGGTTCTTGCCGTGAGACCGGAAAGACGTTCGGCCTGATCGTCAGAACCTGCGGATCGGACTTAAACTTCAGTTTGACTAATGCCTTTCCGGCGTATACCGGCCTTGTGACTATTATCCTGCCGCCATCAACCTCAACAGCCGTGCAGTCTGTCGCTACACCGGCTCCGAGCGCTGAAGCCAATCGCGGAGCTATATCCTTCCCCATAGATGACGCCACGATTATTATTACCGCCGGATCAGCCTTATTCGCCGCTTCCTCGATAATGCCGGCATATCTTCCGCCGTCGTAAAATTTCAACTCCTCATCGTTCGCTATGTAAACCTTGTCGAGACCCTGTTCGCTTATCTCCGGGATGATCCCGGCAACGTCCGACCCGATCAATACCGCTGCAAGGTCTCCACCTATTGTTGATTTAATTTCCTTTCCGAGCGTAACTGCTTCAAAAGCAGTAGATTTTAATACGCCCTCCCTCTGCTCCACGAATACAAGTACCCCTTTTGCCACTTCTTCGATATTCTCCTATATTACCTTTGCTTCTTCCCGCAAAATTCTGATAAGTTCTACCGCGGCTTCAGGACCTTCGCCGACGATGCGCCCTTCCGGTTTAGGTGGAGGTAATTCGAGAGAAATAAGCTCAAGCAGCTGTTCTCCTGCTGAAACCTGCCTCTCATCAATAGGTTTCTTTTTTGCTGCCATTATACCGGGAAGCGAAGCATATCTCGGTTCGTTCAATCCCTTTTCCGCTGAGAATAGGGCTGGAAAATCAACCGGAATCGTTTCCGAGCCGCCCTCTATATTTCTGGTCGCCTTAGCGCTCTCGGGCGTGAGTTCGAGACCGGAGATTGCAGTCACGGCGGGAATGCCGAGCAGCTGTGCGATCCTGTTCGGAACTTGATGGTTATCGCAGTCTATTGCCTTTTTACCGCAAAATATGATGTCGAATTCCATCTCTTTTATTGCCGCAGCAAGTAGATCCGCTACAATTGCGGAATCGGCAAGTTCGATATTTTCGCATATCAGGTGCACAGCTTCATCAGCGCCCATCGCAAGCCCTTTTCTTATGTTTTGCGTAGCCGTTGGAGCTCCAAGAGTGATTATAACCACTTTTCCCCCGTGGGCTTCTTTGATCTTGATCGCCTCTTCAAGGGCATATTCGTCATAGGGATTAATCTCGTAAACAATGTCGGTTTCGTCTATAGATTTTCCATTCGAATTGACCTTTACCTTCGTCTCCGAACTGGGTACCGACTTCATACAGACTATGATATTCAATTATCGCTCACTAAAATAATTCCCCGTTACTCCCCAAAAAGTCAGATGAAATTACTCTATAGATTCACTGAAATGCAAGCTGAGATTACTCGGGAATGACCCGCAGGGCAAGCGAAGTCCCGCCAACGGCGGTGGTCCTGACTCCCACTCAGTATAAAACCATTGAAATGGTTTAAGCCTGTGTGGTTATTTTTGCTGACCCCTGACTTAAGTCAGGGGTCAGTGATAATTCCATGTTATCATCCAACCGTTTTAACGGTTTTTGGATTTAAAGGCAGCTATAAAAGAGGGCAGCGCCCCTCCTGAATTAAATCAGAGAGGGACGCTCAGTGAGGGCCCCAATAAACCGGTAGAGGTAACAATTCCGTTTGGTACCCTCAAGCATCAGATACCGGTTTGGGTTCCATATCCTCGGTCAAATCGCGGTGATGAGTTGAAGGCAAGTTCTCCGACTTGCTTTTCAACACATCCCATATTGCGGCGACCGCCCCGTCAAAATCTTGGGAATTGAGATTTTTATTTTCCGCATCGGCGCTCATTCTCGAGCTGTGAACCGGAATTAGTTCGTTTACGTCGAGCTCGTTCGGATCGCTCTCCGGACTTCTTCTCAAAACCATATTATCTCTTTTTCTTATCACCATTCTTTTACCTAAGCCCTTTTAATTAAATTATCGGGTATGTAAGAATATTCTGAACCCAATATCGTGTATGATGCAAGAATATCAACAAATCAGGACTGATATTGCCCGGAAGACGGAAAAAGAGCTCAAAAAGCCGATCTGAACCGTTTTTTATGCCATTTTATTAGTATGATTAAAATTTTTAACCAGAATGCCAGAGGAGATAGCTTTAGGGGCGTTCAAGAAAAAAGTTTATACTCACTCGATAGGACGAAAATAACAGTCCATATCCCCCAATTACGTTGCTTTCCGGAAGATAATTCGGATCAGTAGGAGCATCTTCTATGTTCCTGATATGATAATTATAATATGCCCGGTCAAGGGCATAAACCTCAAATAACTGCCAACCGTAAAAGGTGTAGAAGATCCATCCCATCTTATATTCTGCGTCGGGATCCACACTGTTGAAAATTATTCTGTTCCGCGTACGTATTCTTTTGTCAATATCTTCGTCATTTTCATCACCGATGAAGTTCCACTTAAAAAGAAAAGCTTTCAGTTCATTGTCTTCGGTGATCATAGTTTCCCTACTCGGCTCCAATGCCCTATTTACGAGTCGAATCAGAGATGGAAATTCTCCTTCGACGGTTGACATTACCTTAAATGAAAATAAGTAAGGAACAAGAAACTGCGCCGTGTCGCTCGCCGGTATATAGGTAAGAGAATCACCGTCGTTTAATTCCGATGACATATCTATCAAACTGATAGGATAAGGAACGGTTGTAGTTGCAGTAACCGGATCATGAACATCATCAGATGCTTCAATAGTGTATGATTTTCCGCTCTCTATCAGGAATGAACTATCCGAATATTCATACAAGCCTGCTTTAGTCTCTTCAACCACAACTACGGTAGTATCGTACTTCAGGATCACAGTCGCGCCACTCAGCGCCGTGCTTAGTGTATCAAAATTGTCTTCTATAGCCGTGGCAACATCCAACCTGATAAGAAGATTCGAACTTCCTAATACAAGATTACCGTTTAGAACGATCTTCTCTTCGAATTGCACCGGATCCGGTAAGTCTAATATCGAATCACAATAGAATAAACCGGTCGAACCTACCGATAAAAATATCAGAGCTATTATGTTCTTTCTACTCAAAATTCTGCCCTAATTCCGATGGTGGGGAACAACGGAATTCCCCTAAGATCACTTCGTTCAACAATATTTCCATTCTCCGTATCCTCAATATCCCAGCTGACGGCAAATAGGTTTTTTCTATTTAAAACATTAATTACCTGAAAATAATAATCTACATTAGCTCCCTTAATTTTTTTATGCCTTGTAATGCTGAAGTCAATTCTGTTGTTATACGGCAACCGTGAATTATTTCTCGAACCCGGGATCAGGTCATATTCCGGTTGCCGGTATTCAGGTTCCCAATATGCATAAGTTCCCAACTGCTGAGTAAAAGGAAATCCTGTGGTGTAAACCCAGCTAAATCCGAACTGAGTTGATTTGGATTTATGGTAGTTCAGGACTCCCTTTAATGTATGCCTTCTGTCCCAATTCGCCCAATACCTCGGTTCGTTTGCAATTTGTTTAATGACATAGGAATGGGTATATGAGAAATTTCCGTTCATCGAACCTACCTTTTTTTCGAAGAAGAGTTCGAATCCAAATGCTTCCGCTTCAGTTACTTCGAACATATCCGCTACACTGGGATCGAGTAATT encodes:
- a CDS encoding STAS domain-containing protein, which produces MECSYDQIENTLIFRIEEHKFDTPIATEVKEKLRSLLADGEIKNLLFNLSSVKSIDSSGLSSLLFGRRQISDRNGKCFLINPQPKVVSLLKIARLDSVFDSFADEGSALKSL
- a CDS encoding electron transfer flavoprotein subunit beta/FixA family protein, with protein sequence MNIIVCMKSVPSSETKVKVNSNGKSIDETDIVYEINPYDEYALEEAIKIKEAHGGKVVIITLGAPTATQNIRKGLAMGADEAVHLICENIELADSAIVADLLAAAIKEMEFDIIFCGKKAIDCDNHQVPNRIAQLLGIPAVTAISGLELTPESAKATRNIEGGSETIPVDFPALFSAEKGLNEPRYASLPGIMAAKKKPIDERQVSAGEQLLELISLELPPPKPEGRIVGEGPEAAVELIRILREEAKVI
- a CDS encoding electron transfer flavoprotein subunit alpha/FixB family protein, which translates into the protein MAKGVLVFVEQREGVLKSTAFEAVTLGKEIKSTIGGDLAAVLIGSDVAGIIPEISEQGLDKVYIANDEELKFYDGGRYAGIIEEAANKADPAVIIIVASSMGKDIAPRLASALGAGVATDCTAVEVDGGRIIVTRPVYAGKALVKLKFKSDPQVLTIRPNVFPVSRQEPNPPEVIKLEAGDRKEPVERVEHVKSERPELTEASIIVSGGRGMGGPENFHLTEELADELGAAVGASRAVVDAGWRPHSEQVGQTGKTVSPNLYIACGISGAIQHLAGMLSSKNIVAINKDPDAPIFKVATYGIVGDLFEVIPRMVEEVRKIKG
- a CDS encoding DUF4249 family protein, which encodes MSRKNIIALIFLSVGSTGLFYCDSILDLPDPVQFEEKIVLNGNLVLGSSNLLIRLDVATAIEDNFDTLSTALSGATVILKYDTTVVVVEETKAGLYEYSDSSFLIESGKSYTIEASDDVHDPVTATTTVPYPISLIDMSSELNDGDSLTYIPASDTAQFLVPYLFSFKVMSTVEGEFPSLIRLVNRALEPSRETMITEDNELKAFLFKWNFIGDENDEDIDKRIRTRNRIIFNSVDPDAEYKMGWIFYTFYGWQLFEVYALDRAYYNYHIRNIEDAPTDPNYLPESNVIGGYGLLFSSYRVSINFFLERP